In Ciconia boyciana chromosome 5, ASM3463844v1, whole genome shotgun sequence, the DNA window CTGGAGAATCCCATCACGTTACCATTGGAGAGGGGTCTGAGGAGCTTGTCAGCCTTCGATTTACAGCTAGCTATCCCCGTACCCACAGAAGCTGAAGAGGTTGGGTGCTCAGGCACCgctgggggtgcggggagcCTGAGGATCTCACTGGTGCCTAAAGACTTCATATAGGTAGCCTTTCTGGGCCTGCCACGTCTAGACGTGGGTTTCAAAATGGTGAAGTAGGAGATTTCCTCAGTTTCAGGAGAGCATGAGAAGTCTTTAGCTTAGCCCTTTAAGTATCCATCAGAGCCAGCTGGAGGGAAGGGTAAAGGGTACAGCTCACTTGCAAAGGCCTCTCCAGCACAGAAACCGAATAGAAGGTGCATGTTCctgttctgttctgaaaaaaatccagccttgGCAAATCTGAACTGTGGTTCATGTAGTCAAGCGCACGAGTATGTGTCGTAACCAGCTCTTTGAGCATGCGGACCAGGTTTCTCTTTATAACTAGCACGGCTGTAGTCAGTGATTACAGTTGAGAATCGGTGTGAAGACTAATTACCTTCTCGCtactggggctgctggaggcttGTTGTATGTTTTGGGGCTGGGTTCTGCATGCCTGACTTGTGCTGACCCGTTGCTGGCTGAGGTGCCCGCTGGAGGTTGGCACCAGCCAGGCTTGCCGACGCGGGCCTTGTGAGCAAAGCCATTTTCTAGGGCTGCCAGGCTGACCCGCGGCACCCTCCCTTCAATGCAAAGAAATGAGAGTCTCACCAGAGTGTAAAGCTCTGTCTAATAGTGAAGCCAGCCACTGTTCTTAGGCTTCCTTGAGAGGCTGAATCTATTGGTCTAAGAGTACTGAAGTAAAGCATGGGAAAGATTTCTtgaaaaaaggactttttaGTTTGTTGATTAAAGAAAAGTCCGTTATGCTCTGCTTGTTCATTTATTTAGACTCTTTTGCTCCCTAAACTTCCTTAATAGTCGCTAGTCTTCTGGTTGGTGTTCATCGCCATCATTTGAGTTATTGCATCTCTGATTGGGAAATATAAAATGATCTCCATGTATTTGCTCTGGAATATGTACCCCCTCCCTTCTCTTAAGCAACACCTCTTCCAAAGAGGGTAAAGGATTGGTGGAGACCGTATTGTGAAGGAGAATGGCAATATCAGTACACAAGCTATGGAAAATAGCCCTGTAGAACAgtcttttgctgctgcaggattATTCACTGCAAAATAGTCTGATCATCTCGTATCTTCCTCTAGAAATATACATCCCAagtcttttaattttatgacaAGCATATAtcatgctattttctttttatgactgATGTGTGTGCTGGAAGACGAGCCTTAGGTCAGGACACAGAAGATAGTGCAGTGGCTTCAGTGAGACAAGAAATAAACTGTGTGTTTGAGTGTTTATAGTGGAGGGGTGTTTTGCCCGCGTGCATGTTTGTTGAAGCAGAATTCACGTTACGAGGTGCTGTGCACTTAACATTCATTAACCTACGCTTATCTGAAGCTGTGTTCTCTTATCTGTTTGGTGAAAGTTCATCAGCCTACAAGGCCAGATGTGCTTGCTTCCTTTAGTGCATTTTGTATGGCTAGAGTAAAGGTCTTAACGTGACAAACcgaggaaaaattaaaacagcaggcaggcaggcactgTGCAAGCCTTGCCTGAGCAGCCTCCCATCCTGCAGCGGTCCCGAGCTGCAAAACTGTCCTTCTGTTTTCAGACCTCTCCAAGTCTGGTTGCCAATATGCTCAGTACAGAGCAGGCACCCGCAAGGTGAGCATCAAACCTTTTCTCTCTTGTGACCTGTAGCACGTGCACATCTTAACCTAGGCTTCTACTGTAACAGTCAGCCCTCTTCCCTGAGGGTTTCCGCTTCAGACCTCTTGCTGACATTTTACACATGTTGCATTCAATTATAGTCACTTTTCACTGCCAGTCCTTGGCTCTCAGCCCAGCTTCAGACCACAGCCTGGAGCTTTTAACCTGCATTCAGTTGGTAACTCCTTACCTTCCTTTCACAGACTGTACGTAACCATGGAAGTACTTGTAGCGGGCAAACATGTACAACACACCCAGAAAGGAAGCTAattctaagaaagaaaagattaatagGGTGGAAAAAAcagttagaaaacaaaaaaatgagcatcTTAGACAGTTAGACACTTTAGTTATGTTTTCTAGTTGTATAGCTCTGGGGATTTTCATAGCTACCCATACCCTGGGAAGTTATCTTGGGAAACAATAGTTCAAAAGAGATATATGTATTCTTAAACATTCACTACAGGAGGCTCTTGATAGGGGTTTACAGATAGGGGTGGGCACAGGACTGtccaaaaaaatctaaaagcatTCCCTGAAAAGGAGATCTCAAGAACGGACAGGAATCTGTAGCCCCGCCAGTTTGGTGGTTATCCCAGAGACAGGATAGTGGGTTGGAGCACTGTGGCTTGACCCAGCACTGTGATTTTGTATTGTTATGGCAGTTCATGCTAAAGGGGagtgtttgttttggaaagagaatCTTATTTATGTTGTTAATAACCCGCTTTGCATTTATATAGCAGCTTTTATCCAAGGACATGAGGGAAAGCTGTAGTGAAGTTAGCTTTCTGACCTCCCTGTGGGAAGAGTATAAAGTCACCTCCATTTGATAGATGGAGCAGGGTGTGTAGGTCAGTTGTATTATCCAGGACTAAGCTGGAtaattttgtgttctttcaaGCCGTGCAAGTGAGTATTACAGAGGACAGCTTTTACTGTGTTCTGGATTAACCCGTGTAAACATACCTATGGGAGACGCTCAGCTGAAAAAATGACTTACAGAGGAGGTTAACATAATCCTTCTTTTCTTACATATGACAGCACATGTCTGTGTTGCTGGTTAGCAACTGTGATTTGCCTCGATTTAAGTGTCTGTCTATGAGCACATGTACTATCTCGTATCCAGTTTGTTGACTTAAATGGTGCTGCTTTGGATTTACATTGGATTTGCAGTGGAGATGGGACTCTGGCTGTAAGAGACCCCCAAAACAAAAGTACTGTTTTGGAGCAAACatagaaaatggagaagaaagctAGTTGTTCAGGAAGGAGAGGTATAGTGGGCATGAGCTAGTTATGCTTTCTCCAGTCCACAGACTTCATGCTTCTAAAACATCAGCTGGGGAAGGGTTAATAAAGCAGAATGCAAAAATTAGGCTCTGTCACAAGTTCCAGCTCTAGCAGAGTCCACCCCATCACTGTTAAGAGACATCACAGACCCACCTTGGAAAGTCCAACAGAGTGAGAGGTATGAAAGCTCTGTGGCCTCTGAGTTCAGAACATTTGACCAAAAAATGCCTCCCTGCTAGGTGGCTGAGAAAACATAATAGATTTTTCCGAGTCCCCACTGCATACCTGAAGTACAGTATCTATGGCTGGAGACGCCGCTCTTATGCCTGTGCTTCAGTGCTCAGTGCTATGTCCCAGAACAAACAAGTCACAGCCCAGTGGTGGTGTCACTCATCTGGGATGTCAAACCCCAAAGGTCTGCTGCCTTGAGCTCCGTCTCCATCAGCCAGGGGTCCAGCCACAGGCATGAGTGCTCTGACCTGAGTCTTTtcaggctgcccagggacgATAACTATGCCTGATGTCCTGTGAGAACTGTCCCGGAATGTGCAAATAATCGTTAGTGGGAAGCATCTGGGAGCTGGTTTTCTGAATGATTCACCCTGCAAATCCACTGAATGTATGATAAATGTGCCATGTACTGACTCTTGGTTTGCAGAGAGAAGTAAAAGCTGGTGGGGCTGTGTGAAATGCCATGACTAAGTGGGGATTTCAGTGTCACATTCTTCTAGGAAGGCTATGCTAAGGTAATGCAattaaaagaagggaaaaagatgcCTACAGTCATTTACCTCCTGATAAAAcgaaagtgttttaaaaagttatgtaAAACTCAGTCCAAGATAAAAACGAAAAGTGTTTACCTTGATTAAAAAACCACCCTGCAGTCCAGAGGACAGTCAGGAATATTGGGTAAAACTCCACACAGTTTTGTCTGCAGAATAAATTTGAAAGAACATTagtctggaaaggaaaagaactaTAGGTGGGGTTTTCAAGGAGGATCGGCTTTGGCCTCATTTAGTTGCCACTAAAGTTAATGCTATCGAATCCAGTGGGAGCACAGTCAGCCGGCATTAggcacttttaaaaagtctcttcTTTGTAATCTCAAATACAAactatttcaaatatttgcctGGTATTTAAACTTGGACAAGGATCTGGATCCCAACTACATGGAAATAAATAGGACAAATAATCCTAAATCAAGTGCCTGTAAagcagagagaggcaggaaTTCCAGCACATGGATGTGATGTTAATCACTTATCTCCATACTCGGTAGGCAAGTTTGGTGGGTCAGCATCCCAGGACTGCAAGAGGAAGCACAGAGCTGTGCGTAGGCAGCCTGCATTGCCCTGCTGAGGCCAACTGCCCTTACGAAGTGCTGTCAGGCACAGACAGCACACGACAGATCTTCTTATGGTGAGGACCATAACATCTTCGTTTGTGGACATCATCAGTTTTCCCACCAATATTTTGTTGGGATATCTTTTCTTGGTGGTTCtgaatgaatttctttttaacGAATTAGGCATCCTTCTATATCTAACATATTCTGTTATCTAATATGTTGCCTTATGTATTCGAGATTTTGTAATTGTTATCCACTACAACTACAGTTACAGCAGATGGGattgtttgaaataaatataaatacttttGCATAGGGTCATTAGCTAATCACAAACTGAAGCCCTTTAGGAATTAGACAGGCTATTCCACCATTATCCACTGCGAAGACACAGATTTTCTGTGCTCGTCTTCCACGTGTTTGGTGTTACCCACAGCCTAAGAACTGACAGCACACCTTGCTAGATCCAGAACATCTGAATTCTCTAAGTTACAGTCAATTAGCTCTCAGCCCCTACTTAGGTTTGGGTAATCTGATTGCCTAGTTTGATCAGAATTTGAGCAGTGACTGTATAAAATGAGCTGAACTTACCccattatcattaaaataatagctGAACCATTTGAAAAGCGATctgttcattatttttcttttttttgagcAAAGGATGCAAAGAAAAGGTAACATTTTAAGATAAtgtttttgcttctcttctggACTGAATTGTTATTCATTGCCACCATCTTAATGATCTCCGGACTTACTGTGCACGAAATGTTCTGTCAAATTCTGGAGCTCCAGTGACAGCTGGGGGCATGACCTTGTGCTTCATTCTTGATTTCCCCACCAGCCAACCAAAATGACCTGTAAGCAAAAATAAGGGCTCAGGAATTACACAGTTCCTCGGCTCAGTTGCGTCCCTAACACTTCAGTAAGTTTTTAAATAGAGATCATTGTTCTGCAGCTCTTTCCGTTTCATTTGACAGAAAGAGACCAATATTAGATAAACTAGTTTTCCCCTACAAAAGTTTAGATCTTACCTTCAAGAGTGACACTcatgaggaaggggaaaaattgctatttcagaaatatattaattctCTTTTTGCATTTGCTACACTAGCTATGACTTCAATATCCTTCTGCCTCATCTGAGTCCTAGAACTGCACAGCCTAGGAGCAGCCTAGTCACCCTACAGTGGCAGGGTGCTGCCTTACAGCATCTCGGTAACCAAATTGCCCTGATGGAGGTCACCTCCCGACTTGCTGGAGTAGCATATGGCCATTTTGGTTTAGGGATGCTAAGAGCTATGATGCTTTGGAGTCTGGGTCAGCATTACAGTCTTTGGAAGCAAAAATCTGGTAGCCacctttttaaagttatttacCCATATCTTATAGCGCATGCTTTTCCATCGGTTGTTATTGTCTCGGACTCTCAAAATTCAGTGTgctggaaagagcagagagctgcaaCCTGTAGCCTGTTAAGCTGCAACAGGCTGTagcctcttccctgctctccaccTCATCTGCTGCGGAGCTCTGAGAGTCATCTGTTAGAGGACCTATGCTGTTTCCACCTCCACCGATCGGAGCTGATAGTACTTAGCTGTCctgtaaaaagcattttttagaATTGATGTAGTGCCATGAAAAAGACAGATTACCTACTGTACAGTGACTAAATATCAGTTActtaccaaaaaaccccaaaccaatcAAACACTATCTCTGCACTTCTGACCTGTATTTCTAGGATCACCTCTGACGTGTATATGTAAACCTCATTTTACTGATGTCCTCATTGCAGAAGTCTCCCCCTAGAAGTCGAACAGAGGCTCGCAAGGACAAAAGGCAATACACAGACAGCAAGTTTTTGTATGCAGCAGAGCTATTGGGCATCACTCTGTTTGACTTTAAAACTCTCTGGGTACCTGGAGTTATTTTTCTGGCTGTGTCATAGCCACCCTGTATGAGAAGCTCACCGTCTACCTTGTACCTAAACTTTACCTGGATCCAGAAACCAGGCACCAGTTCACTAAAAAGACTTGTCTAAGGGGCAAGCCTAGAGCGTACCTTCTGTCCTCCCTTCTGGCAGCAGTGGCATCAAAATACAGCTGGAGATACTGGTGGTGCTGCCCTGTGCACCTCTTTTATCTTAGCCCTGTGGCCAAAGCCTTTTCCCAAAAAAGCGTTTTCCCATCTGTCTTCTCCGCATATAAGTAATTGCGGGCTGTGTTCAAGTGACCTCTTAACCTTTCTCTCCAGAGACTAGTCAGAGCATCTCAGCTATCTCTCTGTAAGGCAGGTTTACAGGACCTTTCATTGTATTCGCATCCAGCAAGACCTCCTCCACTCCCACCCACGCATCTCTTGTCATGCCTGGTGATTCATCCGTTATTTGCCACCTTGCAGCCCTTTCAGAAGGGAAGAGGTAGTGGGGAGGGTTTAGGGAACACGCTTCAGGGAGACTGAAACTTGCGGAAGCAGAAGAATTACCtctgagaaatgttttcccAGAAAACTTAACTGAAAAGTTGCTTTTTAACTTCTGTCACCCTCAAAATGatctatttttaatgacaaatgcTATGTGCTGGCAAATCCTGCCTGGCTTATTAGTCAAAGTGGTAGGTGAGCCATAGTGTTTTGTGCAATGGCGATTTTACCCAGCAATGCGTTCCTCATTTTCTGGCCACGCTGAGCCATTCAATGCTTACAACCAGTCTGGGACCAGGTTTTTTCTACTGAGGAACTAAGGCAAGCCAGGGCGGCTCATTGCATCCAAATCAGttgaaaaaaaagccttgaacGGATGCTGGACAAAATAAACTTACTGGGGGAAATAAGAAGATTAAGGCACTGTAGGGGCCAAATCGGTCTTGTTTGTTCAGTGCAATTAACCAAAGCAAATCATCAAGGCCATGCTATAACCCTGGCCTCAGCTGTAACGCAATCTGCCCTTGGTATTGCTCCGTCAGCAAGGCTGTAGTTTGAGGGGCAGAGATTTGGGAGACTCTGGTTAACCATACAGAGAAACAGGTTGTGATAGTACAATACTATGGCCAACCATCATAAAATCCACTTCTTTAGTGGCTTCCACTGTGATTGATGGGAACTTTGCTTCAATTAGGGACAAGTGGGCTAATATATGCCAATGAAAACCAAGCCGTGGCACTGCCTAACGGGTGACTAGAGTCATGTCTGTcaccttaaaagaaaaggtgagcCCGGTGTGCAGAACAAGACAGGTGCCAACCAGGGACTTGAAAAGAGCTCAGGAGAGGaataattactgtattttttgttaaCTGCATAGGTCTTGCCTTTTAGTTCCTTTCCGGTGAATGGAAAGTAGCGATGTAACTCCAAATTTAAGTTTTGTGGTTGTGGTTTAACAAGGGCTAAAGTAAATAGTAAAGCAATGGGAGAGCTCTTCTGCCCCACCCACTGGCAGTGCTGTCGTGAGGACTCCAGAAAGCATTGCAGCAGGAGTAACAGTAAAGATTTTCAtagccttttcttccccctgcaTCAAGTTGTTCAGTTCTAGCAGGCTAAATTACATGACTGAGGCAGTTACAAAGTCTGCTTGACTTgcctttgtttgctttttttttgctttcatcttcaGGCGGCATTTATGGTTACTGAGTGAATATCTTTACTCTGAAAATATGGGACAAAGCAGGCTTTCAAGGAACATTACTCTCAAACATTTTATATGTGTTAAAAAGCCTGTAGAGAAGCTGCTACTTGTACTGCAGTGTATGATAGTGCATGTTAATTTGCATGGCCTGGCCTaacaacctttaaaaaaaaattcaaatactttttaataatgtCTTGCTGGGTCCTGGAATTACTAAGAGTGATTTTAAAAGGTGCTAGTTCAGAGAGATGCTTCAAAATAGAGGAGCAGTGGGACTCCTCCCTGTTCTCTCCTGTATCAACGACTGGGATTCGCTCTGTCCTTTCGCTGGATTCCCTCGCTTTCCCATCAGTCTACAAAACACTAATCTCTCAAGCAAATCTTAGCTGCTTAAAACTGGATTCATGACTGGAAACCACATCCTGCattgtttctgctctttctttctaCCCTAGAGCATTTCTTGCACAGCTTAATCTGGAACTGACCTGATTCTGTGAATAACTCATGGCTCTGCGACACTAAATCTTGTACCTCTGATGATTGCTAAATGAAACCTGACTTCCAGCACTGCTTCAGGGAGGTCGTATTGCCCATTAGCACTTTCCTAACTCAGGACCGGAGGCTCAGCAGAATGAAGAGAAGAGCAAACAGAGTACCGAGTGCTGCCTATGTTGGGTGTATTTTGTTCAGAGCAAGAGGTCACGCACTGGTCTGTTCCCCTTGCATGAGCTGGTTATAACACATGCTTACAGTGCTGGTTTTGCAACATTCATTTAAACTCCCATAAATTAATCTGTGTTGGTTTACCCACGCTAGAAAGCATGGTGAAAGCAAGCCAAGCTGTGATGATTTAAATCAGATCAGCAGATCAGATTCTTACACAGGTTTCTCCTTGGGCTTGATGTCAGATGGCCAGTGTAAATTAAAACCCAGGTTATCTTgtcttttctgtgattttaacTACGATTAACTAATATGGATTAACCATCACAAGGAAGAACATAGGTATTTTCCCCCTCCATTTGCGGTTTCAGTATCTGTGCAATTCCCTGAGCTTTCCAACTGCAGTACTTTTCCGGATAatgtttgtttgtctgtttgtttgtttttaatccttcACACTTCTAGGTTAAAAATCAAGGTAGGCAAGTTGAACTTTCACAGAAGTTGATGGTAAATATTGCCACCAGATAGAAATGTTCTGTGAAGATCACAAGGGTATGTTGTAGCTGATCTGATGACGGAAAAAGAGAATGTAAATTTTAggtgctttttatttgctttctgttgtgttgggctttttttaaccTGGAAGGGTCACATtctcaagctttttttctgccGGGTACAAATGTTATTTCAGTAGTTGAGGCTTTgagaacaaataaacaaacaatcAAGCCACATAGATAGGTTGCTAGATAAGTTGGCAGTGCTA includes these proteins:
- the MGST2 gene encoding microsomal glutathione S-transferase 2 isoform X2, whose protein sequence is MPLLPEGRTEGHFGWLVGKSRMKHKVMPPAVTGAPEFDRTFRAQQNCVEFYPIFLTVLWTAGWFFNQELASFLGVLYMFARYKYFHGYVQSVKGRLTGFYLNLIILMCLITLGAAGIINSFLDEYLDFSIMKKLRKLL
- the MGST2 gene encoding microsomal glutathione S-transferase 2 isoform X1, whose translation is MAGGLILLAAVSLLSAFQQCHFGWLVGKSRMKHKVMPPAVTGAPEFDRTFRAQQNCVEFYPIFLTVLWTAGWFFNQELASFLGVLYMFARYKYFHGYVQSVKGRLTGFYLNLIILMCLITLGAAGIINSFLDEYLDFSIMKKLRKLL